Within Candidatus Saccharimonadales bacterium, the genomic segment AGCGTCAATGTCGATCAACAGCGAAAAGGGCCGGACGCGTGACCCGGGTCTTCAAGCGGCGCTGCAAGACGCCGAGGAACTGCGCGACCAGCTGCAAGTAGGCGCTGAGCGTTTCTTCCGCTACGGACTCTACGTCACCTTGTATGCCGACAGCCTAGATGAACTTAGCTTCGTGCAACACAAAATCGAGACGCTGTTCGGGCAGCAGCTGATCTTTAGCAAAGTCGCATCATCACAGCAAGAACAGGGACTTAACAGTACAATCCCGCAAATGACCGACCAGCTGCAGATTCGCCGCAACATGAACACGGGCGCCATCTCAACAAGCTTTCCGTTTACGTCGGCTGATCTTACCCAGGAAAAAGGCGTGCTCTACGGTATCAACATGCACAATAACGGCCTGGTTATATTTGACCGCTTTAGCTTGGAAAATGCCAATATGGTCGTCTTCGCAAAGTCTGGTGCGGGTAAGTCATTCACCGTTAAGCTAGAAGCTCTTCGAAGCATGATGATCGGGTCGGACGTATTAATCATTGACCCGGAAAACGAATATCAAAAACTATCCGACGCCGTTGGTGGAAGTTATATTCGCCTTAGCCTGAACGCTGACACCCGTATTAATCCGTTTGACCTGCCCCGCGTTATCGACAGCGACGAGGCCGATGACGCGCTTCGTGCTAACCTTGTCACCCTTCATGGACTCTTGCGCCTGATGCTAGGCGGAAGCCAGATGACGGCTGCAGGACAGTTGATGGCAGCGCTTACTCCAGCAGAAGAAGCCGACCTCGACCAAGGATTGATCGATACCTATGCCCGTGCTGGTATCACGAGTGATCCGCTAACGCACAACTCAACACCGCCAACGGTGTCTGACCTATACGACACGCTTCTTCACATGGGTGGCACTGGTCCTGCGCTAGCCCAGCGTCTACGCAAATATACGACAGGTACGTTTGCCGGGATCTTTAGCCAGCAGTCAAATATAGATATCAATAACCACATGGTGGTATTCAACATTCGCGACCTCGAGGACGAACTGCGTCCAGTCGCCATGTACATCGTTCTGTCACATATCTGGAATATTACCCGTAGCGAACAGCGAAAGCGAATGCTCATCGTGGATGAGGCATGGCAGCTGATGAAATATGATGATTCGGCAAACTTCCTGTTCAGCCTAGCCAAACGTGCCCGTAAGTACTTTTTGGGACTAACGACGATTACGCAGGACGTCGAAGACTTCATGGGAAGCAAGATGGGACGAGCGATTGTAGCCAACTCTTCAATGCAGCTGCTTTTGAAGCAATCGTCAAGCGCCGTAGACGTCCTGTCCGACGTATTTAAATTGACCGAGGAAGAGAAAAAGCGTCTCGCCAACTTCCCCGTAGGGCAGGGGTTATTCTTTGCCGGTCAAAGCCATGTTCATATTCAAATCGTTGCTAGCCAGACCGAACAAGGGCTTATTACGACCAACCCCGGCGGAGTTCAGCCCCAAGCTCCGGCACAGCAACCTCAACCAGACAATCAACCCCCAGCAAATAGTGGCTACATGGATCCTGGTGGATATAGCGTATAATGAAGGCAGTTTATGGCTGATAGAGAAGACCAGAGCAACGGCGACTCAGGAGAAGAACAGGATAATAGATATAATCCTGGTGAGTTACATGCAGCTGAACAATTTCCCACCTACGCGCCTCGTCCCAATGATTCAGCAAAGTCCGATGGCAATCCTGAATCAGCGACATCAGGCTCTAACGAAAAAAACTCGAATATCCAAGAGGCAAAACACGAAGAAGACGAACCTTGGGCTAATAAGGTTAGTGGCGGTGACAGCGGTGGTAAATCATCCGGACGTGCTAGTGGATTCATAAAAGGACTTCGAAAACGGTCGCCGCTTATTCTCATAATCGGTACGATTTTGGGTGGCGGGTCAATTCTTACGCTTCTTTTCTCTCCCGCGACCCTGCTGCTACAGATGCGAAATACGTTACTCGATAAGTTTAACGACCAGGTAACCGCGATGGATGTCCGGTCAATCTACATCCTGCAAAAAAAGATCGATAACGACATCACTTCCGGCTCGTGTGGCGTAATCACTCTTCGCTGTAAGCTAAAGACCATGTCAAGCAAACAGGTCGAGAAGTTAGAAAAAGCAGGGTTTACCGTTAATGGCAAAACGACACTTTTCGGTACTCGTATGAAAGCCGAGAGTTTTACGTACGAGGGGAAGGAGTACGCCGCCAAAGACCTCAAAGCGGCAGTCAAGAATGATCCTAGCTTTAGACGCGCCCTCATGAAGGGGTATAATCCCAGATTCGCGGCATTTAGTGACGCGATATTCCAAAAATTTGCCGATAAGGTCAAGATTACAAAAGAAAGAAATATTGACGGCGAAGGCAAATCGAAGGAACAGATGAACCAGCAGCTCGTCGATGCGGCTAGTGGTGACGCTGGCATCAGAATAAAAGCGAACGTTGACGTTCAAGAAGATTCTACTGGCCACAAGACCTTTTACGACACGAGCAAATCACCACCAGAGGTAATTACCGAAGAAAAATATAACGATATCCTTAAAGATGTCTCGGATGCCGATCTTGAGATTCAAAAACAAAAAGAAC encodes:
- a CDS encoding DUF87 domain-containing protein; the encoded protein is MAKKLDPVDIAAQQRAREQAEVEQAFLKGMTTLRDLIAPSSLEIHASHFRLGTKYGRTLYIYGYPRQIYTGWLSSLINIDEVLDISMFVYPVESQVVLNNLRKKVTQLEASMSINSEKGRTRDPGLQAALQDAEELRDQLQVGAERFFRYGLYVTLYADSLDELSFVQHKIETLFGQQLIFSKVASSQQEQGLNSTIPQMTDQLQIRRNMNTGAISTSFPFTSADLTQEKGVLYGINMHNNGLVIFDRFSLENANMVVFAKSGAGKSFTVKLEALRSMMIGSDVLIIDPENEYQKLSDAVGGSYIRLSLNADTRINPFDLPRVIDSDEADDALRANLVTLHGLLRLMLGGSQMTAAGQLMAALTPAEEADLDQGLIDTYARAGITSDPLTHNSTPPTVSDLYDTLLHMGGTGPALAQRLRKYTTGTFAGIFSQQSNIDINNHMVVFNIRDLEDELRPVAMYIVLSHIWNITRSEQRKRMLIVDEAWQLMKYDDSANFLFSLAKRARKYFLGLTTITQDVEDFMGSKMGRAIVANSSMQLLLKQSSSAVDVLSDVFKLTEEEKKRLANFPVGQGLFFAGQSHVHIQIVASQTEQGLITTNPGGVQPQAPAQQPQPDNQPPANSGYMDPGGYSV